One Candidatus Uhrbacteria bacterium genomic region harbors:
- a CDS encoding DNA translocase FtsK 4TM domain-containing protein gives MGRRRYRRRVHINPEAARGILVLFFAALAGLLLLSMADLAGAVGRFIQSYASLLFGWDYIFIPFVFLLLCTAALYPDRRYLTAFRVIGLILFFLSFNALVHLLWVKSPSPTQDMLREAGGVVGVLFGRIFENLLGYWGSLLVLILLTLVAALLIFNASLRQVVDAHARLLRPLRALVRRPSFRSREEPGEFNEDENFEEDIVEDIPEETDTGGDDEIKTAKAPSRAKEISALKEQPLTTRVQRKIEIPLDLLEHRNAKAMSGDIEHNKEVVQSTFREFGIDVEMSEVSVGPTVTQYTLRPPRGVKLTRILSLQNDLALALAAHPIRIEAPIPGKSLVGIEVPNQTVATVSLRALLESKEFLKAPSKLAFALGRDVAGEAWVTQLDRMPHLLVAGATGSGKSVCLNAIIVSLLYANGPDELKLIMIDPKRVELTAYEGTPHLLVPPITKVDDAVNALKWTIREMERRLDVLSKFGAKDIKGFNSRSQEKMPYIIVIIDELADLMMSSGREVEASIVRIAQLARATGIHLVIATQRPSVDVITGIIKANFPGRIAFAVASQTDSRTILDMAGAEKLLGRGDMLFTTAELSKPKRLQGAFVSEKEIERVVDFLKHNGTPDYNYSITERARSATLFDGTDEDDELLDEAIHYMISAGKASTSMLQRRLKIGYSRAARIMDILEEKGIIGPQDGAKPREVLVESWPPENVGDTVTTQEREFAEAGLEPEILNEATEASSGKSVEEDDEEEKQDTYEFRGPTT, from the coding sequence ATGGGACGTAGGCGCTACCGTCGGAGAGTGCACATCAATCCAGAAGCCGCACGCGGCATTCTTGTTTTATTTTTCGCCGCTCTTGCCGGCCTTCTTCTGCTCTCTATGGCAGACCTCGCCGGTGCCGTTGGCCGGTTTATCCAATCCTACGCTTCTCTCCTTTTCGGGTGGGACTACATCTTCATCCCGTTTGTCTTCCTTCTCCTTTGTACAGCGGCCCTCTATCCTGATCGCCGTTATCTCACCGCGTTTCGTGTCATCGGCCTCATCCTGTTCTTTCTCTCCTTCAATGCCCTCGTTCACCTTCTGTGGGTGAAGAGCCCATCCCCCACGCAAGACATGCTCCGCGAGGCCGGCGGGGTGGTTGGCGTGTTGTTTGGCCGTATTTTTGAAAATCTCCTGGGGTATTGGGGGTCGCTGCTTGTTCTCATTCTCCTTACGCTTGTCGCGGCACTTCTCATCTTCAATGCCTCGCTTCGTCAAGTTGTAGACGCGCACGCGCGGCTTCTGCGTCCGCTCCGCGCCCTCGTGCGCCGGCCAAGTTTCCGTTCGCGTGAGGAGCCGGGAGAGTTCAACGAAGATGAGAATTTTGAAGAAGATATTGTGGAGGATATTCCCGAGGAGACCGACACGGGCGGGGACGACGAAATCAAAACGGCAAAGGCTCCAAGTCGGGCGAAAGAAATTTCCGCCTTGAAGGAGCAGCCGCTCACCACCCGCGTCCAACGCAAGATTGAAATTCCTTTGGACCTTCTTGAACACCGCAATGCAAAAGCGATGTCGGGGGACATCGAGCACAATAAAGAAGTCGTGCAGAGCACCTTCCGCGAATTTGGGATTGACGTAGAGATGAGCGAGGTCTCCGTAGGACCGACCGTGACGCAATACACTCTGCGTCCGCCGCGTGGAGTAAAGCTCACGCGTATTCTTTCACTCCAAAATGACCTTGCTCTGGCACTCGCGGCCCACCCTATCCGCATTGAGGCTCCCATCCCAGGAAAGTCCCTGGTGGGTATTGAGGTTCCCAATCAAACCGTCGCCACGGTAAGTTTGCGTGCTCTTCTTGAATCGAAAGAATTTTTGAAAGCTCCCTCGAAACTGGCATTCGCTCTTGGACGCGATGTAGCGGGCGAGGCGTGGGTGACCCAGCTCGACCGCATGCCGCATTTACTCGTTGCCGGCGCCACCGGAAGCGGGAAATCGGTCTGTCTCAATGCCATCATCGTGAGTCTCCTGTACGCAAACGGGCCCGATGAACTGAAGCTCATCATGATTGACCCCAAGCGTGTAGAGCTCACCGCCTATGAAGGCACGCCGCATCTTCTGGTACCCCCCATCACGAAAGTGGATGACGCGGTCAACGCGCTTAAGTGGACGATTCGTGAGATGGAGCGGCGGCTGGATGTACTTTCGAAATTCGGGGCAAAGGACATTAAGGGCTTTAACAGCCGCTCACAAGAAAAGATGCCCTATATTATCGTGATAATCGATGAGTTGGCCGATCTTATGATGTCTTCGGGGCGCGAGGTGGAGGCAAGTATTGTGCGCATTGCACAGCTGGCGCGTGCGACAGGCATTCATCTCGTGATTGCCACACAGCGCCCGTCCGTGGATGTCATTACCGGCATCATCAAGGCTAATTTCCCTGGCCGCATTGCGTTTGCCGTCGCTTCACAAACTGACTCGCGCACTATTCTCGACATGGCCGGCGCCGAAAAACTCCTCGGCCGCGGCGACATGCTTTTTACGACAGCCGAGCTCTCCAAACCTAAACGGTTGCAAGGAGCATTCGTGTCGGAAAAGGAGATTGAGCGTGTCGTGGATTTCTTGAAACATAACGGCACGCCCGACTACAACTATTCCATTACGGAGCGCGCGCGAAGCGCCACGCTTTTTGACGGTACCGACGAAGACGACGAGTTGCTCGACGAAGCAATCCACTATATGATTTCGGCAGGCAAGGCCTCCACGTCCATGCTCCAGCGTCGGCTAAAAATCGGGTATTCCCGCGCGGCACGTATTATGGATATTCTGGAGGAAAAGGGTATCATCGGGCCACAGGACGGAGCCAAGCCGCGCGAAGTTTTGGTGGAGAGTTGGCCCCCAGAAAATGTGGGGGACACCGTGACAACACAAGAGAGAGAATTTGCCGAAGCGGGATTAGAGCCAGAGATCCTCAACGAGGCAACAGAAGCGTCTTCCGGCAAGAGTGTAGAAGAAGATGACGAGGAAGAAAAACAAGACACGTATGAGTTTCGTGGTCCGACCACTTGA
- the rpoB gene encoding DNA-directed RNA polymerase subunit beta — protein MVHYKRQPPAVRERKQFVPLGDVTDLPDLVEVQRDSYAWFLKEGIRELFDEINPIRDFIGRDLELTFDDYYLDEPKFDEVTSREKNITFEAPLRVKTKLVNKRLNTTKEQEIYLGDLPLMTPRGTFVINGVERVVVSQLVRSAGAFFTADVYRGRRYYGAKIIPNRGAWLEFETDPKNVIWVKIDRKRKVPVTSLLRAFGISADEELLAMFKDVDTHPTNRYLESTIAKDAAKNEEEGLKEVYKRIRPGDLATAENAKSLIHAMFFNFDRYDLHKVGRYKFNIRFGLEVNEEIVGKEENRILSKEDLRLIVSEIIRLNITQGEPDDVDHLGNRRVRAVGELLQGRFRVGLARMERIIRDRMSTQDIDTITPGRLVNARPVIGAVREFFMSSQLSQFMDQANPLAELEHKRRLSAMGPGGLSRERAGFEVRDVHPTHYGRICPIATPEGPNIGLVGHLASYARINEYGFIETPYRKVANGKVTNDIEYINAFKEEKSITVPATTPLLPDGMIATEYTSGRKFGEPQNVHRTEVNYMDVSSRQIVSIGTALIPFLEHDDATRALMGTNMQRQGVPTVKPEAPIVGTGVEHRAAIDSGHVLVAEEDGEVFAADGNAITVKNKKGDHRNYPLVKFVRSNNSTALNQRCMVEPGQKVKKGDVLADSAAVDRGELALGQNMLVAFMVWDGFNYEDAVIMSERVVQDDRYTSVHIEHYTMDVRDTKLGPEVVTADIPNVSEEKLKNLDMEGVVRVGAEVKAGDILVGKITPKGETELSAEEKLLRAIFGEKARDVRDSSLYLEHGEHGKVVAVRVFSREAGDKLSPGVIKSIQVSVADLRKLQVGDKVAGRHGNKGVVSRIVPVEDMPFLPDGTPVDVILTPLGVVSRMNLGQILELHLGLAANSLGYAVTTPVLNGIPETVVQDELERAGFARSGQVMLHDGRTGEPFDHEVTVGYMYILKLAHMVEDKIHQRSIGPYSLITQQPLGGKAQFGGQRFGEMEVWALEAYGAAHMLQEILTIKSDDVPGRSKAYESIIKGDAIRKVNIPESFNVLIRELKGLCMDVELLKAGNKVELDERKVRDAS, from the coding sequence ATGGTGCATTACAAGCGCCAGCCCCCTGCCGTGCGCGAGCGCAAACAATTTGTGCCGCTTGGCGACGTCACCGACCTTCCGGACTTGGTCGAAGTCCAACGCGATTCGTACGCGTGGTTTTTGAAGGAAGGTATTCGCGAACTTTTCGACGAGATTAACCCGATCCGCGACTTTATTGGGCGCGATCTGGAACTCACGTTTGATGATTATTATTTGGATGAGCCGAAGTTTGACGAGGTCACTTCGCGAGAAAAAAATATTACATTTGAGGCGCCGCTGCGCGTGAAAACCAAGCTCGTCAACAAACGTCTCAATACCACGAAGGAACAGGAAATTTATTTGGGCGACCTGCCGCTTATGACGCCGCGCGGGACATTTGTCATCAATGGCGTTGAGCGCGTGGTTGTTTCCCAGCTTGTGCGTTCGGCCGGGGCATTCTTCACTGCGGATGTCTACCGTGGCCGCCGATACTACGGGGCGAAAATTATTCCAAACCGTGGGGCATGGCTGGAATTTGAGACAGACCCGAAGAACGTCATTTGGGTAAAAATCGACCGCAAACGCAAAGTCCCCGTGACCTCGCTTCTGCGCGCGTTTGGCATTTCGGCCGACGAGGAACTTCTGGCCATGTTCAAAGATGTCGACACACACCCCACGAATCGTTATCTTGAATCCACCATTGCGAAGGACGCGGCAAAGAACGAGGAAGAAGGGTTGAAAGAGGTGTACAAACGTATTCGTCCGGGCGATTTGGCAACCGCGGAAAATGCGAAGTCACTCATTCACGCCATGTTCTTCAACTTTGACCGCTATGATTTGCACAAAGTGGGGCGGTACAAGTTCAACATTCGTTTCGGACTTGAAGTGAATGAAGAGATTGTGGGGAAAGAGGAGAACCGTATTCTCTCGAAGGAAGATCTCCGTCTGATTGTTTCCGAGATCATTCGTCTTAATATTACGCAGGGAGAACCCGACGACGTGGACCACTTGGGTAACCGCCGCGTGCGTGCGGTAGGCGAGCTTCTACAAGGGCGTTTCCGCGTGGGGTTGGCGCGCATGGAGCGCATCATCCGTGACCGCATGTCCACGCAAGACATCGACACCATCACGCCCGGACGTTTGGTGAACGCGCGTCCAGTCATTGGAGCCGTACGCGAGTTTTTCATGTCTTCCCAGCTTTCCCAGTTCATGGACCAAGCTAATCCGTTGGCTGAACTTGAGCACAAACGCCGCCTCTCAGCGATGGGACCGGGCGGTCTCTCACGCGAACGCGCCGGATTTGAAGTACGCGACGTGCACCCCACTCATTATGGCCGTATCTGTCCCATTGCGACCCCTGAGGGTCCCAACATCGGGTTGGTGGGACACCTTGCCAGTTATGCGCGAATCAATGAATACGGATTTATTGAAACACCGTATCGCAAAGTAGCGAACGGCAAAGTGACCAATGACATTGAGTACATCAACGCCTTCAAAGAGGAAAAATCTATCACGGTGCCGGCGACCACGCCGCTCCTGCCCGATGGCATGATCGCGACGGAGTACACAAGCGGCCGCAAATTCGGCGAGCCACAGAACGTGCATCGCACCGAGGTGAACTACATGGATGTCTCCTCCCGCCAGATTGTTTCCATCGGCACGGCGCTCATTCCGTTTTTGGAACATGATGACGCGACGCGCGCGCTCATGGGAACGAACATGCAACGCCAGGGAGTGCCGACGGTGAAGCCGGAAGCGCCTATTGTGGGAACCGGCGTTGAGCACCGCGCAGCCATTGATTCAGGACACGTGCTTGTGGCCGAGGAAGATGGCGAAGTTTTTGCTGCCGATGGGAACGCTATTACGGTGAAAAATAAAAAGGGCGATCACAGAAACTACCCGCTCGTGAAGTTCGTCCGTTCCAACAATTCCACGGCGCTCAATCAGCGTTGTATGGTAGAGCCCGGACAAAAGGTGAAAAAGGGAGATGTGCTGGCGGACTCGGCCGCGGTGGATCGTGGGGAGTTGGCGCTTGGACAGAACATGCTTGTCGCGTTTATGGTGTGGGACGGCTTCAACTATGAAGATGCCGTGATCATGTCTGAGCGCGTGGTGCAGGATGATCGCTACACGTCTGTTCATATTGAGCACTACACGATGGATGTGCGTGACACGAAGCTTGGTCCCGAAGTTGTGACGGCAGATATTCCAAACGTGTCGGAAGAAAAACTGAAAAACCTGGACATGGAAGGGGTCGTACGTGTAGGAGCCGAGGTAAAAGCCGGCGACATTCTGGTGGGAAAGATCACACCTAAAGGTGAGACAGAGTTGTCGGCGGAAGAAAAACTTCTTCGCGCAATTTTCGGCGAGAAAGCCCGCGATGTGCGTGACTCCTCGCTCTATCTGGAACATGGGGAGCATGGAAAAGTGGTGGCCGTACGCGTCTTCAGTCGCGAGGCAGGCGATAAGCTCTCGCCGGGTGTCATCAAGTCTATTCAAGTTTCCGTGGCGGATCTCCGCAAGCTGCAAGTGGGAGACAAAGTGGCTGGACGCCACGGCAACAAAGGAGTTGTCTCGCGCATCGTGCCGGTGGAAGATATGCCATTCTTGCCCGACGGTACGCCGGTGGATGTTATTTTGACCCCGCTTGGCGTTGTGTCGCGTATGAACTTGGGGCAGATTCTGGAACTTCACTTGGGGCTGGCCGCCAACAGTTTGGGATACGCCGTGACGACGCCGGTATTGAACGGTATTCCCGAGACCGTGGTGCAAGATGAGCTTGAACGCGCCGGGTTTGCCCGTAGCGGTCAGGTGATGCTTCATGACGGTCGCACCGGCGAACCGTTCGACCACGAAGTGACCGTAGGGTACATGTATATTTTGAAGCTGGCCCACATGGTCGAGGATAAAATCCACCAACGCTCCATCGGGCCTTACTCCCTCATCACGCAGCAACCGCTTGGGGGGAAGGCGCAATTCGGCGGACAGCGCTTTGGGGAAATGGAAGTATGGGCGCTTGAGGCGTATGGCGCGGCGCACATGCTGCAAGAAATTCTCACTATCAAATCCGATGACGTTCCTGGCCGCTCGAAGGCGTACGAGTCCATCATCAAGGGGGACGCGATTCGCAAAGTCAACATTCCGGAATCCTTCAACGTGTTGATTCGCGAGTTGAAAGGTCTCTGTATGGATGTAGAGCTTTTGAAAGCGGGGAACAAAGTCGAATTGGACGAACGTAAAGTCCGTGATGCTTCCTAA
- a CDS encoding helix-turn-helix domain-containing protein, with protein MSFVVRPLEREQGLGEKLHAMRSRLAISLEMAEAATKIRASYLRAIEEGAWHKLPPSVYVRNYLKKYVQYLGGDPVYFLSRFESECRSCDFLAHARLPRQKVRRGRFLVSSRVLATAGLCLLFLSLMGYLGWQIYGIVEPPALTVFTPADGTSTTEPKLDVSGVVDGEASVFVNGSSVLPTPNGSFSTTVTLERGYNLITIESKRRHSRPFVIHRRVLFGRPQTWYTVGAR; from the coding sequence ATGAGTTTCGTGGTCCGACCACTTGAGAGGGAGCAGGGGCTTGGAGAGAAACTCCACGCTATGCGTTCGCGTTTGGCGATCTCTCTTGAGATGGCCGAGGCAGCGACGAAAATCCGCGCATCATATTTACGCGCTATCGAGGAGGGCGCCTGGCACAAGCTGCCCCCCTCCGTGTACGTGCGCAACTACTTGAAGAAATATGTGCAGTATCTGGGTGGCGACCCAGTATATTTTCTCTCGCGTTTTGAAAGCGAGTGCCGTTCATGTGATTTTCTGGCGCACGCCCGGCTGCCGCGTCAAAAAGTGCGGCGCGGGCGGTTCTTGGTAAGCTCTCGCGTACTCGCTACGGCAGGACTCTGCCTTCTCTTCCTCTCTCTTATGGGGTATCTCGGCTGGCAGATTTACGGGATTGTGGAGCCGCCAGCGCTTACCGTCTTTACTCCCGCAGATGGGACGAGCACAACGGAGCCAAAATTGGATGTATCGGGCGTGGTAGACGGCGAAGCGAGCGTCTTTGTGAATGGAAGCTCCGTATTGCCCACGCCAAACGGAAGTTTTTCCACAACCGTCACGCTCGAACGCGGGTACAACCTTATCACCATCGAAAGTAAGCGTCGCCACTCCCGCCCATTCGTCATCCACCGTCGCGTTTTGTTCGGTCGCCCGCAAACATGGTATACTGTCGGCGCACGGTGA
- the rpoC gene encoding DNA-directed RNA polymerase subunit beta': MFQRANTLKISDFDSIRLRLASPQTIRSWSYGEVSKPETINYRTQKPERSGLFAEEIFGPSKDWECYCGKYKKIRYKGIVCDKCGVEVTHSIVRRERMGHIELASPVSHIWFLRGLPSKIGTVLDLSVMQLEKVIYFAQFIILEVNEEAREQTIEQVKSEYKAKVRIIDGEFKRDMERLQEKFGDDTKKIAAEQKSLEKIRDTKMEELEEDFLKVDRELKELRPLKLISETTYQDWSLKYGHIFDAGIGAEAVQSLLSRVNMKETAKALEGEIVDASTARKDRLMRRLKLLRSLEINGIEPGWMILNALPVTPPDLRPMVPLDGGRFATSDLNDLYRRVINRNNRLKRLRELHAPEVIVRNEKRMLQEAVDSLIDNSARHSKTVIAATGRKRQLKSLADNLKGKQGRFRQNLLGKRIDYSGRSVIVVGPHLKLHQCGIPKTMALELFKPFVISKLIAREYVHNIRSANRFIEADHPEVWDILEEVVADAHVLLNRAPTLHRLGIQAFKPLLIEGKAIQIHPLVCDAFNADFDGDQMAVHVPLTTEANREARELMLSTRNLLKPSFGGPVATPGKDVVWGIYYMTSSTEDAGDEKTLPVFADKTEAVYAYQAKHIGLRQWIRLRTSSGELLTTTIGRVIVNDALPAEVPFQNKTLAKKELAAVIRDNIERHGFENTAELLDSLKEMGFAYITKSGYSWGMGYLPTIKEKTELIEEGDRRVREVEDYYAQGLLTHNERHEAVVKIWTEIKDRVADLARQSLPKANPAYTMIDSGARGQWGQFTQMVGMKGLVSNPSGEIIELPVKSSFKEGMGVLEFFISSHGTRKGLTDTALKTANAGYLTRRLVDVAQDVVVRREDCGDTEGVHLTKVESDEIGEPLLVRILGRIALSPVKVPGGKKVLVAAGELITEDHIRALEGASKDLEEAHVRSVMTCRERRGICQKCYGYDLAYNKLVNLGTAVGIMAAQSIGEPGTQLTMRTFHTGGVAGKDITQGLPRVEELFEARSPKRKAIMTEVSGKVTIERIEKDIQAGAKASAEPRAGQKIVRVHFNGMGEKKYTAGRGAKVKVADGDKVKAGQVIIERSGGEQIEAEASGLAKVIRGSVTLIFEAEHEREYLVPPGYSLLVKEGDEVAAGDALTDGGLDLQLLFKHQGQAAVQKYLSKEIQYIYASQGQKLNNKHVEIIIRQMFSRVRVGDPKGTDLLPGEIVERATYLDANEVAENGGQEMAVVEPLFLGVTKVSLSTESWLSAASFQETARVLINAAVTGKVDRLEGLKENVIIGRLIPAGTGFRDRGKLVEEEVEEAVPAPSEEGKPDIIALEAELATSQIIIEPGTVKGSAEE, encoded by the coding sequence ATGTTTCAACGAGCAAACACGCTAAAAATCTCGGACTTCGACTCTATTCGCCTTCGTCTGGCTTCACCCCAAACGATCCGTTCGTGGTCTTATGGAGAGGTGAGCAAACCTGAGACGATCAATTACCGCACGCAAAAGCCGGAGCGCTCCGGACTCTTTGCCGAAGAGATTTTCGGACCATCGAAAGATTGGGAGTGTTACTGCGGCAAGTACAAGAAGATTCGCTACAAGGGAATTGTCTGTGATAAGTGTGGGGTGGAAGTCACCCACTCCATTGTCCGACGCGAACGCATGGGTCATATCGAGTTGGCCTCGCCCGTCTCGCACATCTGGTTTTTGCGCGGACTACCGAGCAAAATCGGCACGGTGCTGGATCTGTCGGTCATGCAGCTTGAGAAAGTGATCTACTTTGCGCAGTTCATCATCTTGGAAGTGAACGAAGAGGCGCGCGAACAGACGATAGAACAAGTGAAGAGCGAATACAAAGCAAAGGTACGCATCATTGATGGCGAATTCAAGCGCGACATGGAACGATTGCAGGAGAAGTTTGGCGACGATACGAAGAAAATTGCCGCCGAGCAGAAGAGCCTGGAGAAAATTCGCGATACAAAGATGGAGGAGCTTGAAGAAGATTTCTTGAAAGTGGACCGCGAACTCAAGGAACTCCGTCCGCTCAAACTCATCTCCGAAACAACCTATCAAGACTGGTCGCTCAAGTATGGGCATATCTTTGATGCGGGGATCGGAGCCGAAGCGGTGCAGTCGCTTTTGTCTCGGGTGAACATGAAAGAAACGGCCAAGGCGCTCGAAGGGGAAATTGTCGATGCCTCGACGGCGCGCAAGGACCGTCTGATGCGCCGCTTAAAACTTCTCCGATCGCTTGAAATCAATGGCATTGAGCCCGGTTGGATGATTTTGAATGCGCTTCCCGTAACGCCGCCGGATCTGCGCCCTATGGTGCCGCTTGACGGCGGACGCTTTGCAACGAGCGATTTGAACGATCTGTATCGCCGTGTCATCAACCGCAACAATCGTCTGAAGCGTCTGCGAGAACTTCATGCGCCGGAAGTCATCGTGCGCAATGAAAAGCGCATGCTCCAGGAGGCGGTGGATTCGCTCATTGACAACAGCGCACGCCACTCAAAAACAGTTATTGCCGCCACCGGCCGCAAGCGCCAATTGAAGTCGCTTGCCGACAACCTGAAAGGAAAACAGGGTCGTTTCCGCCAAAATCTTCTTGGGAAACGCATTGACTATTCCGGCCGCTCCGTCATTGTGGTGGGGCCGCATCTGAAACTCCATCAATGCGGGATTCCGAAAACCATGGCGCTCGAACTCTTCAAACCGTTTGTCATCAGCAAGCTCATTGCCCGCGAATACGTGCACAACATCCGCAGCGCTAACCGCTTTATTGAGGCGGATCATCCGGAGGTGTGGGACATTCTGGAGGAAGTCGTGGCCGACGCGCACGTGCTTCTTAACCGCGCACCCACACTTCACCGTCTTGGTATCCAAGCGTTCAAGCCGCTCCTTATTGAAGGAAAGGCTATCCAGATTCACCCGCTTGTGTGTGATGCCTTCAATGCAGACTTCGACGGAGACCAGATGGCGGTGCACGTTCCGCTTACGACCGAGGCCAATCGTGAGGCGCGCGAGCTCATGCTTTCTACGCGCAATCTCTTGAAGCCTTCCTTTGGCGGGCCGGTGGCCACGCCAGGAAAGGACGTTGTATGGGGTATCTACTACATGACGTCGTCTACCGAAGATGCGGGCGACGAAAAAACCCTTCCTGTTTTTGCAGACAAAACCGAAGCGGTCTACGCCTATCAGGCCAAACACATCGGGTTGCGCCAGTGGATTCGGCTGCGTACGTCGAGCGGCGAGCTTCTTACCACAACGATTGGTCGCGTGATTGTTAACGATGCGCTCCCCGCAGAAGTGCCGTTTCAAAACAAAACGCTTGCGAAGAAAGAATTGGCAGCTGTCATTCGTGACAATATCGAACGACATGGATTCGAAAACACCGCGGAGCTTCTCGATAGTCTCAAGGAAATGGGGTTTGCCTATATTACGAAGTCTGGGTACTCGTGGGGCATGGGGTATCTTCCTACCATCAAAGAAAAGACGGAGCTGATCGAAGAGGGGGACCGCCGTGTGCGCGAGGTGGAAGATTATTATGCGCAAGGGCTGTTGACGCACAACGAGCGGCATGAGGCTGTGGTGAAAATCTGGACCGAAATCAAAGATCGCGTGGCAGACCTTGCCCGGCAGAGCCTTCCTAAAGCCAATCCCGCCTACACCATGATTGACTCCGGTGCTCGCGGTCAGTGGGGGCAATTCACGCAGATGGTAGGCATGAAGGGGCTTGTGTCCAATCCGTCGGGAGAAATTATCGAACTACCCGTGAAGTCTTCCTTTAAAGAAGGAATGGGCGTGCTTGAATTCTTTATCTCAAGTCACGGAACGCGCAAAGGGTTGACCGACACAGCGCTTAAGACGGCAAACGCCGGATATCTCACGCGCCGTCTTGTGGATGTGGCGCAAGATGTTGTGGTACGCCGCGAGGACTGTGGCGATACTGAGGGTGTGCACCTGACGAAAGTGGAATCGGATGAAATCGGTGAGCCGCTTTTGGTGCGCATTCTTGGGCGCATCGCTCTTAGCCCCGTTAAAGTCCCGGGCGGGAAAAAAGTGTTGGTCGCTGCAGGGGAGCTGATTACGGAAGATCATATACGCGCGCTTGAGGGAGCCAGCAAAGACCTCGAGGAAGCGCACGTGCGCTCGGTTATGACCTGCCGAGAACGCCGCGGGATTTGTCAGAAGTGTTACGGGTACGATCTGGCCTACAACAAGCTCGTCAATTTGGGGACAGCCGTAGGTATCATGGCCGCACAGTCCATCGGCGAGCCTGGCACACAGCTCACGATGCGCACCTTCCATACGGGAGGTGTGGCCGGGAAAGATATTACGCAAGGTCTTCCGCGTGTGGAAGAGCTGTTTGAGGCGCGCAGCCCCAAGCGTAAGGCCATCATGACGGAAGTATCCGGCAAGGTGACAATTGAACGTATCGAAAAAGACATACAGGCGGGAGCGAAAGCGTCTGCCGAACCTCGCGCCGGACAGAAGATTGTCCGCGTACACTTTAACGGCATGGGAGAAAAGAAGTACACCGCGGGCCGTGGCGCAAAAGTGAAAGTGGCGGACGGCGATAAGGTGAAGGCTGGCCAGGTGATCATTGAACGCAGCGGCGGGGAACAAATCGAGGCAGAGGCCTCCGGTTTGGCAAAGGTGATACGCGGTTCGGTGACGCTCATCTTTGAAGCAGAGCACGAGCGTGAATATTTGGTGCCGCCCGGATACTCTCTTCTTGTGAAGGAAGGTGACGAGGTCGCGGCAGGAGATGCGCTTACGGACGGGGGACTTGATCTACAACTTCTCTTTAAGCACCAGGGGCAAGCGGCTGTGCAGAAATATCTCTCCAAAGAGATTCAATACATCTACGCCTCGCAGGGACAGAAGCTCAACAACAAGCACGTGGAAATCATTATTCGCCAGATGTTCTCACGCGTCCGTGTGGGAGACCCGAAAGGAACGGATCTTCTGCCGGGCGAAATTGTGGAGCGAGCGACGTATCTTGATGCAAACGAGGTGGCCGAGAACGGGGGTCAGGAGATGGCCGTGGTGGAGCCGCTTTTCCTCGGAGTGACGAAGGTCTCGCTTTCCACCGAGTCATGGCTTTCGGCCGCATCCTTCCAAGAGACGGCACGGGTGCTTATCAACGCGGCCGTGACGGGGAAAGTGGATCGGTTGGAGGGACTCAAAGAGAACGTGATCATCGGACGGTTGATTCCGGCTGGGACAGGGTTCCGTGACCGCGGCAAGCTAGTGGAAGAAGAGGTGGAGGAAGCCGTGCCCGCACCCTCAGAAGAAGGGAAACCCGACATAATTGCACTGGAGGCGGAGCTTGCAACATCGCAAATAATTATCGAGCCCGGCACTGTCAAAGGATCAGCGGAAGAGTAG